A genome region from Carya illinoinensis cultivar Pawnee chromosome 2, C.illinoinensisPawnee_v1, whole genome shotgun sequence includes the following:
- the LOC122301589 gene encoding uncharacterized protein LOC122301589 → MAINCGAERWEHSKSMEDQVVEEDEDLSFCDLPVIDYLTKDQDNQSRKEEDDDAALATDETQEEFDFSSRRGSLFKESEMCSADEVFFQGRLLPLRLSVSSDAGSTGFRHESQKITGRCISRSDSLEHGSIEGFTSNSSSRSSSTRSRNSSSSTASSANYTMKTQTSKQRVQNHFLTCPSPKPQIRFSTTKQGNQGSRSRNSFTWDYLRLGLVPTPEIGLQDLKLRRNSSVNKNSDIRNSSTLISGSRNSVTSKNSAKNNIISGSRGEKSRNPTKVEKQGRTPGFLEKRIGGLLNGCKCTDEAVSSNVVIIRSSNVASTYSESATHAKKEKLLELKIKKKQEEKELGKQAMSRHRTFEWLKELSHAEQSP, encoded by the coding sequence ATGGCAATAAACTGCGGCGCAGAAAGATGGGAACATTCTAAATCAATGGAAGATCAGGtggtagaagaagatgaagatttaTCATTCTGTGATCTGCCGGTCATTGACTATTTGACCAAAGACCAAGACAATCaatcaagaaaagaagaagatgatgatgctGCTTTGGCTACTGATGAAACCCAAGAAGAGTTTGATTTCAGCTCGAGACGTGGCTCTCTGTTCAAAGAATCAGAAATGTGTTCGGCGGATGAGGTTTTCTTTCAAGGAAGACTCCTCCCACTACGCCTCTCGGTCAGCTCAGACGCCGGCTCAACCGGCTTCCGACATGAAAGCCAAAAGATCACCGGCCGGTGCATATCAAGGTCCGACTCCTTGGAGCATGGTTCTATAGAAGGGTTTACTAGcaacagcagcagcagaagCAGCAGTACCAGAAGCCGCAACTCTTCAAGCAGCACTGCTAGCTCTGCCAATTATACGATGAAAACACAAACTTCAAAGCAACGAGTCCAAAACCATTTCCTTACATGCCCAAGTCCCAAACCCCAGATTAGGTTTTCCACTACTAAACAAGGAAATCAAGGTAGCAGAAGCCGGAATTCATTCACGTGGGACTATTTGCGGCTGGGATTGGTGCCTACTCCTGAGATTGGACTGCAAGACCTTAAGCTTCGTAGAAACAGCAGTGTCAACAAAAATTCCGACATTCGCAATAGCAGTACGCTTATTAGTGGTAGTCGCAATAGTGTTACTTCCAAAAACAGTGCTAAGAACAATATTATTAGTGGTAGTCGCGGCGAAAAGAGCCGTAATCCTACGAAAGTGGAGAAGCAGGGGAGGACGCCGGGATTCTTGGAGAAAAGAATAGGAGGACTGTTGAATGGTTGTAAGTGTACAGACGAGGCAGTTTCGTCAAACGTTGTAATCATTAGGAGCAGTAATGTTGCAAGTACATACAGTGAAAGTGCAACGCATGCCAAGAAAGAAAAACTGTTGGAGTTGAAGATAAAAAAGAAGCAAGAAGAAAAGGAGCTAGGAAAGCAAGCAATGTCACGCCATCGAACATTTGAATGGCTAAAGGAACTTTCGCATGCAGAGCAATCCCCCTGA
- the LOC122296107 gene encoding probable protein phosphatase 2C 63 has translation MLELCWRPFEWCFGGGRVDELLWQMDLKPHASGDYSIAVVQANSFLEDQGQVFTSPSATYVGVYDGHGGPEASRFITHHLFPLLHKFATEQGGLSEDVIKKAFDATEQDFFHLVKQSWPAQPQIASVGSCCLVGAISNDVLYVANLGDSRAVLGRRYSGQANSPVVAERLSTDHNVGVEEVRKEVRALHPDDSHIVVYTHGVWRIKGIIQVSRSIGDVYLKKPEFNRHPLFLQYRSPIPVNRPVMTAEPSMVVRKLNPQDMFLIFASDGLWEHLSDEAAVEIVFKNPRVGIAKRLIRAAIQEAARKREIRYEDIKKIEKGARRHFHDDITVIVIYLDHSRGSHTGRPKDGCPFDCTSTPVDIFSLSTEIAKA, from the exons atgttggaGCTGTGCTGGAGGCCATTCGAGTGGTGCTTTGGAGGGGGAAGGGTGGATGAACTTCTGTGGCAGATGGACTTGAAGCCCCACGCATCAGGGGACTACTCGATCGCCGTGGTGCAAGCCAACTCGTTTCTGGAAGACCAGGGACAAGTCTTCACCTCTCCTTCCGCCACCTATGTCGGTGTCTACGATGGCCATGGCGGCCCCGAAGCTTCTCGCTTCATCACTCACCACCTCTTCCCTCTTCTTCATA AGTTTGCAACAGAACAGGGTGGATTGTCCGAGGACGTCATCAAGAAGGCATTTGATGCCACAGAACAGGACTTCTTTCACTTGGTGAAGCAATCCTGGCCAGCTCAGCCGCAGATTGCTTCGGTGGGTTCATGTTGTCTTGTCGGGGCAATATCGAATGACGTTTTGTATGTGGCTAATCTTGGGGACTCTAGGGCGGTTCTGGGCCGCAGATACTCAGGACAGGCAAATAGTCCTGTGGTGGCAGAGCGGTTATCTACTGATCATAATGTAGGAGTTGAGGAAGTGAGGAAAGAAGTCAGGGCGCTTCATCCTGATGATTCACATATTGTGGTGTATACCCATGGAGTTTGGCGAATCAAGGGAATTATTCAG GTCTCAAGATCAATTGGAGATGTCTACCTGAAGAAACCTGAGTTTAACAGGCATCCTCTTTTCCTGCAGTACAGATCACCCATTCCTGTAAACAGACCTGTAATGACAGCCGAACCCTCAATGGTTGTTCGGAAGTTAAACCCACAAGACATGTTTTTGATATTTGCATCAGACGGTCTCTGGGAGCATTTAAGTGATGAAGCAGCTGTTGAAATTGTCTTTAAAAATCCAAGAGTT GGAATTGCAAAGCGATTGATAAGAGCTGCCATTCAGGAGGCGGCTAGGAAAAGAGAAATAAGATATGAAGAcataaagaaaattgaaaaggggGCAAGGCGCCATTTTCACGACGATATTACTGTCATTGTCATATATCTGGATCATTCACGAGGTTCTCATACCGGTAGACCCAAGGATGGATGCCCCTTTGACTGCACAAGTACCCCTGTAGATATCTTCTCCCTGAGTACAGAGATTGCAAAAGCTTAA
- the LOC122296113 gene encoding probable esterase KAI2 encodes MGIVEEAHNVKVLGFGERTIVLAHGFGTDQSVWKHLIPHLLDDNQRIILYDNMGAGTTNPDYFDFQRYSTLEGYTYDLLAILEELRVDSCVFVGHSVSGMIGALASISRPDLFSKIIMVGASPRYLNDVDYYGGFEQEDLDQLFEAMRSNYKAWCSGFAPLAVGGDMDSVAVQEFSRTLFNMRPDIALSVAQTIFQSDMRQILCLVTVPCHIMQSMKDLAVPVVVSEYLHQNLGGESIVEVMSSDGHLPQLSSPEVVIPMLLRHIRHDIAL; translated from the exons ATGGGGATCGTCGAAGAAGCTCACAACGTGAAGGTGTTGGGTTTTGGCGAGCGAACCATAGTGCTTGCCCATGGCTTTGGCACCGACCAGTCTGTTTGGAAGCATCTTATTCCTCACCTCCTCGACGACAACCAACGCATCATTTTGTACGACAACATGGGCGCCGGTACCACCAACCCGGACTacttcgatttccaacgctaCTCCACTCTTGAGGGTTATACTTACGACTTGCTCGCCATTCTGGAAGAGCTACGTGTTGATTCCTGCGTCTTTGTTGGCCATTCAGTCTCGGGCATGATCGGTGCCCTCGCCTCCATCTCTCGCCCCGATCTCTTCTCCAAGATTATCATGGTCGGCGCCTCCCCGAG GTACCTGAACGATGTGGATTACTATGGAGGGTTTGAGCAAGAAGATCTAGACCAGCTATTCGAAGCGATGAGGTCAAACTACAAGGCATGGTGCTCAGGATTCGCTCCACTTGCCGTGGGCGGGGACATGGACTCGGTGGCGGTCCAAGAGTTCAGCCGAACTCTTTTCAACATGAGACCCGACATAGCGCTGAGCGTGGCGCAGACCATTTTCCAAAGCGATATGAGACAGATACTGTGTCTGGTCACCGTGCCGTGCCATATAATGCAGAGCATGAAGGACCTGGCCGTGCCGGTCGTGGTGTCCGAATACTTGCATCAGAACCTCGGAGGTGAGTCGATCGTGGAAGTCATGTCTTCAGACGGTCATCTTCCCCAATTGAGCTCGCCGGAAGTCGTAATTCCAATGCTTCTCAGGCATATTCGTCACGATATTGCTTTATGA
- the LOC122296117 gene encoding lysine-rich arabinogalactan protein 18 codes for MDRKCIIAFVLALVCVVSSGVGAQSPSPAPKKAPPTATTPATSPATLPSKPQSPAEAPSKPKSPAPVTTPKSASPAPAPSKKPAVPAPAATPPVSSPPATAPVSSPPAPVPVSSPPLPAPEKSPPSVAPATVPSSAPPAPVSAPTAEVPAPAPSKKKTKTKTKTKKHHAPAPAPELLGPPAPPAEAPGPNQDAFTPGPSLADESGAVSTMRCVQEVVAGLALGFSVFLGWCL; via the exons ATGGATCGGAAATGCATTATTGCATTCGTGTTGGCATTGGTCTGCGTCGTTTCTAGCGGCGTCGGAGCCCAGTCACCTAGTCCTGCGCCAAAGAAAGCTCCTCCCACTGCTACTACACCGGCTACATCACCAGCCACACTTCCGTCTAAACCACAATCACCTGCTGAAGCACCTTCGAAACCTAAATCCCCGGCACCGGTTACCACTCCAAAATCCGCTTCACCAGCTCCAGCCCCATCGAAGAAACCGGCGGTGCCTGCGCCAGCGGCTACACCTCCTGTGTCATCTCCTCCGGCTACCGCTCCAGTGAGCTCCCCACCAGCTCCGGTTCCAGTCAGCTCTCCACCATTGCCTGCACCGGAGAAATCTCCTCCATCAGTTGCACCAGCAACTGTTCCCTCCAGCGCTCCTCCAGCTCCGGTTTCTGCGCCGACTGCCGAGGTTCCAGCTCCGGCTCCGAGCAAGAAAAAGACTAAGACTAAGACTAAGACTAAGAAGCACCACGCGCCGGCCCCAGCACCAGAGCTACTTGGTCCACCGGCGCCGCCTGCCGAAGCCCCAGGACCGAACCAAGACGCGTTCACGCCTGGTCCGTCATTGGCCGACGAG AGCGGAGCAGTGTCGACGATGAGGTGCGTGCAGGAGGTGGTAGCTGGGTTGGCATTGGGATTTTCTGTCTTCCTTGGTTGGTGCCTTTAA